The Dryobates pubescens isolate bDryPub1 chromosome 7, bDryPub1.pri, whole genome shotgun sequence nucleotide sequence AATCTGTTAAATACAGATGGTTTATTGTCCAGAGCACTGTTTTTGTCATTTTATGCCTTGTAGGAGCAATGACAACATGTCTGAAAGTGTCTAGAAGTTTTGGagagatttccccccccccccttccttttccatCTCCTCAACTCTTCTATTTTAATATTCTCATCAACACACAAATACCATCACAGTTCCTGATGCATACACAGGGAATAGCACCTGATGCCTGTTTTCATGTTGTTGGCTGTAACTAAACATGACAGAGGCTTCCCCAGTGGGTAGTTAACAGAACTGGTATTTTAGCTCCTCAGACAGTTTATGTTTAAAACcagtgagagagagagcaaaagcAATCCTCAGTAGCTATGGCATGGATAAACATTAGGTTGACCTGTCTTCAGGACAAGTGTTACTATCTTTCTCTAAAGAACCTCTGCAGTGGAAAACATGCtggctgatcacagaatcaacaaggttggaaaagacctcaaggatcatcaagtccaacctgtcacccaagacctcatgcctactagaccatggcaccaagtgctacgtccaatcccctcttgaacacctccagggacagtgactccaccacctctcagtgaagaactctctcctctcctcgagcctaaacttcccctggcacagcttgagactgtgtcctctcgttctggtgctggttgcctaggagaagacgGGAAGCCACAGTTTCCTGTACCTGAGCACCTCCCCATgtcacccacacacacacacacccccccgcCACCTGCTCCTCTCTTCAGTTCACCCTCTCTAAGGAGCCATCCTAGCTGCCCCTGTGGCCATGTTCACAGCTCGCTAGCGAGTCGAGCTGAGCAATAACCACAGACAGATGCCATCACAAcgagctgccagcacagcacagggcagtgggCGGGCAGCGATGGTGATGGGGCTCCCAGCAGCGGCTGTGCGATGCCCCACTGTATGTGGAGCCACAGGCTCAACGTGGCTCATGTAAATTAAGCAACAGAAGGCAGGCTGCtgtctcttcctcctgctctatAGCTACGGCGACAAAGAGCCATGGTAAGGATGATCCAGTCGTGTTTTGGTGAGATTCTCTCCTTCGATGTGCTACTGGTGTTCTGTGCCTTCCAGCAACAGCCCGGCATGGACCAAGTGCAGACTTTTGAGCCTCAAGTAGTTAGGAGCAGCAAACTGAAGTCAGCCAAAACAACAAGCGACCGCGCTGTCGGGGTGATGCTCAGAGAATGAGGGGCGACACTTCCCATTGTGGTAGCGGTGAACTGTGACAGGGACTCAAGCTATCTGGAAATCCCAACCGCTGGCCAAGCACCGAAGCCGGCTTGCAGACCGTGGCTCGGCCCTCCGACTCCCCGCCCCGGCAGGGCGCACCTGCACCGCCAGCCCGACCCCCCGCCGccggcagggcacagcagggccgGGCCAGTCCGCGGCGccacctccccctcccgccccctccgcctcagcccccagcccaggcggGCTATAagaagcggcggcggcggcggagccgCGCTGCTCATGCTGGCGGTGAGAAGCAGGGGTGATAGCCGTGGTGGGGCATCCCCACCCGCCGCCATCGCCATGAAGTCGCCTCAGGCCCAGCGGCCGGCGAGTCAAGGTAGGAGCAGCGGGTTGAAAGGGGGCGGCGAgaccctttccccttctttccgcTGGGATGGAGGCACGGGCGGGCGGTAGATTCTCCCCTGCAAGCGCAGCGCGGGGGGCCGGGGAGGGCAGCGCCCGGCCGGTCCTGATGCTATTGCTGCTCCTGCCCGGCAGCTCTGGGAGAGAACAGCGGCGGCGACCTGGCGGAGGCGCTGGGGGAGTTCGACGCGGTGCTGGCGGAGTTCAACTGCCCTGCCGGCCGGCGCCGCTTCTACTACGGCGAGCACTTGGAGCGCATGAAGCGGCGGAGCAGCGCCAGCGTCAGCGACGGCAGCGGCCTCAGCGACTCGGAGAGTGAGTGTCAGCCGGTCCCCGGTCCCGGCCGTGCCCCGACCCTGAAGGGATAATTAAAACCGCATGTTAAGTCAGCGCGCCCCTCGCCTTGAGCGGCAGGGACCAGTGAGCGAGAAACCTGTCTATAAAAAACACCTACTTTTGAAGTTAGGAGTCGTAAGGATACGAGATCCGACCGTGATGGTTTTAGTCTCCCGGTGCTGAATagcagaaagggaagggagggcgAGAGTTGCTGGAGGGAAGCCGCATGAAGTCTGGCTTCAGAGCGGACAGGGTTAATAAAATCGCTACGGGAGAAGGGGAAGTTGCCAGCCGGCTGCTAAAGCACCGAGGAGGCATTCTCGAGTCTTAAAAATAAGATGTGCCTTAGGTTAACAGAGACTGTCTGTTGTATCTGGGCAGCTGGAATATTATTTAGGAGAGAGTGAACTGAAGTGTGCTTTCCAGAACCGATGGAAACTCATCCAGCTTTCTGGTTTAGCGTTGTCACAGTTTCAAAGCTGATAATTTAAAGCTACCTTGTGCCCAAGTGTACTAGATGTACACATAGCAGCACATAGCATAAGAAGGGTGGGAAGCTGGTATTGACTTGTGACCTGCTTTGAGCAAGAAAACACGGGACTGGAACTACGCtgtttgtttgtctgcttgTGGGGAGTGTTTTAGTGTGTTTTCTTTGGTTGGGGTTTATATGTGGTTTGTTTGTcgttggctttggttttgtttgtttgggggttttgtttgcctttttttcctcccccttttccccccctctaacTAACTTGGAAAAAGGTTTTacctgtttgggggtttttttgctagtCAGGGAGAGAAGATATCTTTCCTCTTACAGACAATGAATCTGGAAACTGATGTTCTCCTTGGGAGCAGTAGACTCAGGGCAACTTGGTCAGAGGATAAGTTCTGCTAAAAATAACCTGTACCCTGGTTTTAAGTTCATAACTCTTCAGGGAGCTTTATGAAACTTACCTGGTTTTCAGCTATTTGCTCCTTTCATTTCTGTTGCACAGCTTTATTAGTTCAGGGACTTAGTGCACAGTTCTGTTGACTTAGCACTAAAACATTTGTGTAATCTTCCTAGTACTTAAGCTGTGAGAGCACAGCTTCTCCACATTATCAGAACCCTTTATTTCATCATCACCATGGGTAGgattcttttcatttcattgaGAGGTAATGTTTCACCTGCCCTGAACTTGGTTACCTTGCCTGCAGTCAGTGGAGATATGTGGATCAAGATGCTATTCTGCTGTTTCATAGTGTAGTGAGTGAATCACTCCTTGTAAGTATCTCTCTCCTTCTGAGGAAGATTTGCAAATGCTTGcccagtttaggctggacactAGCCTTTTGGATGCCTAAGGGTGAGTCAGGTGAGGTCTGTCTTTACTGAGTCAAGCTGATGTAGTCTGTGAGCTGTTACCCATGTAAGTCTATTATTAACTACAGCGACACAACCCTAGTGTTACTGTTTTGTGTGCAGTCTTCAGTATTGTAATACATTAACTTCTCACATGCTCTTATCATATATGAGACACTTAAATGGTAGGGTGAAATAGACTACTGTTGAGAAAACTATGGAAAAAGAATCTTCACCAAACAGTACCAACACTTACTCTTCTTGCACTGATAAAACCAACTGTGGgtacttagaatacatagaataaaccaggttggaagagaccttcaagatcatcgcgtccaacccatcaaccaatccaacaccacccaaacaactaacccatggcaccaagcaccccatcaagtcttctcctgaaaacctccagtgatggcgactccaccacctccccaggcagcccattccaatgggcaatcactctctctgtagagaactctttcctaacatctagcctgaacctcccctggagcagcgtgagactgtgacctcttgttctggtactggccgcctgggagaagagaccaacatccgtttgtctacaacctcccttcaggtagttgtagagagtaataaggtcacccctgagtctcctcttctccaggctaagcaaccccagctccctcagcctctcctcgtagggcttgtgttccaaacccctcaccaactttgttgctcttctctggactcgttccagcaagtcaacatccttcctaaactgagaggcccagaacttaGTGTACCTGACATGATTCAGGAAACCTAAATCTCAAATTCTGCTTCAAATTGCTCTGTTAGGATTGACAggaaggacaggctgggcagatggcagacaacaccaagctgggggcagatgttaatctgttagagggttggagagctctgcagagggaccttgacaggctggacagatgggcagagtccaagggcaggagatttaacacatccaagcaccgggttctacacactggccacaacaaccccaggctgtgcacaggctggggtcagagtggctggagagaagccaggcagaaagggacctcagggtactggttgacagtaggctgaagatgagccagcagtgtgcccaggtggccaagaaggccaatggcatcctggcctgcatcgggaacagtgtggccagcaggagcagggaggtcattctgcccctgtacactgcactggttaggccacaccttgagtcctgtgtccagttctgggcccctcagtttaggaaagatgttgaattgctggaaggtgtccagagaagggcaacagagctggtgaggggtttggagcacaagccctgtgaggagaggctgagggacagcaggccTGGTGAGATACAGCACGCTCATGTAAATGGACAAACCAGATCTTCAGGAagatctggaaaagaaaaatctggcTCACATATCCACACTGATTTAGGCTAAAGATGCTAATGGGGTAGCAGGATAGACAGGGTTTGGTGGTTCTATATGAAGTCCTCAAGGATTTTTTGTGAGGAAATTGTCAAGCTTCCCAATCCCATTTTGTGCCAGGGTTCCTCCCTAGTGAAAGGTAGCTCTGGAGAAATCAAAGTCACTGTCTTCTGGACGCTGACGTGTACTGAACCAGGGAGGTGCTTTGAGAGTGACCTGTAAGCATCCCACAGTGACAAGTGTATGATGAGGGTGTGTTTAAGGGGGAAGCAGAAAACCAGCCAGTTCTCCTAATTTCTCAGAAAAGGCCCAGTAAAACTCTTCTCCCTAAAGGCATCATTCAGTGGAGGTAACTTCTTATTTTGAAGTTATAGttggattggggggggggaaaaaaggagcagaTTTATGAAGAGCTCCTTTTATAAACCAGGCTCCAGTATCTGATGTAATCCAGCCATGCTCCCTGCATCTATTTTAAGAATAAATGCAGGGAGTTTCCTACTTACCCAGGCTCTTTCTGTTCAAACTCAAGGtcgtttttttcccccctagctTCACCTTTTCATTGGTCTCTGGTTTTCAGTGCTGAATTAGTGACTTTACTGTCGTAATGCTTCCATtgaacagcactgcagggtcagggAGAAACTGGGCTGAATGAGCAAGTTCTGACAGCACAACTGTGTAGCAATGCAAAAGAAGTTCCAACAGTATCTGCAGAAAACTTGAACTGTCTTGCTTGTGAGCACTCTCTTTGCAAAAATCTTCTTAGCCAGCACCAAGACTACTCCAAGTCTGTATGTACAGAATAGTTCAGACTATTGCATTTTACTGCTGTCTCTTCCTATTTGTTGGTTAATCTAATCTTCCTAACTGAAGTGGTGTGGGTGAAGGTTGTGGCTGTGTGTATCTTCTGACCACTCCTGTCTTGATACCTATTGAGTCTGAAGTGGGACTGTAAGGGGAAGTTAATATTTTAAACCTACTGCAACTGTTTGTTTCAGGGCCCCTAAATCAGTCTGAAATTCAGCTTTATGAGAGGCTAGTAACAGATACcaagtggaatggaatggaatggaatggaatggaatggaattaaccaggttggaagagacctttgaaattatcatgtccaacctatcatccaacaccatctaatcaactaaaccatggcactaagtgcctcatccagtctcttcctaaacatctccagtgatggtgactccaccacctccctgggcagcacattccaatggccaatctctctttctgggaagaacttcttcctaacatccagcctaaacctcccgtggtgcagcttgagactgtgtcctcttgtgctggttgcctgggagat carries:
- the RGCC gene encoding regulator of cell cycle RGCC; translation: MLAVRSRGDSRGGASPPAAIAMKSPQAQRPASQALGENSGGDLAEALGEFDAVLAEFNCPAGRRRFYYGEHLERMKRRSSASVSDGSGLSDSESADSLYRNSFSLSDEKLNSPSASTLSLPSPSATPCKAKLGDTKELEDFIADLDRTLANM